In Geitlerinema sp. PCC 9228, one DNA window encodes the following:
- a CDS encoding pentapeptide repeat-containing protein, with protein MAESASRDLREVDTQEILSAYGKGDRDFRNIRVVSQSLEGCNLQNADFSGSQSQNVNFQGANLNGVKFRGTNLEDINFQQAKVKGTTFQQATLNRVTFTGSRFQETDFIKASITSSNFNQTTLKGKGVRFNNASLYDTNFCESKIYGVSFSECKNLQNIDWSNATLKRAIFRESVLQNCNFSDTSIYGTNFRESVLRDSTFAGSKIGTGFAFQKIPLTTIYTIILISLLFISLKFWDFMFYAPYFRDRLLKVVLIISLVFLPIFILVFTRSKTSFYKVKIENIDFCGARLESTNFNQANCQKTNFRNIQTGIHYKWARWFVIAYLYFLLTLFSICAIYLATVFTYFILNSLNSTQVEQKATFMTCIILTVLGCAHFLTTSLLKNISESILGVFITGFAILLVTFEQPVISGVVWTIAIFAILRIFKILANLNLLMTVFIKLAILFLGLVVFFNYQNIDNLNLVDADIIPISVASIILFILWSTWTATLVFELKSFLSNRVVFYCISSANITLIFLNSGYVLYFAAYAEFEWLTFLIEWLALILATFLGLYLGWQAIQDRENYRLLRDRGVFFCHLFKPFITEFQGANLIAANFSFARLQNANFQTADLTHACWYGATKLETCRFGKSYLRYPSIRKLLAKPTPTGLQRPKSRRARRVIQRYHRLPKSIKKFIRAVIFDPKLKNFDYLDLQGIRLSHWNIPDNLADGLRALPKGLHFHRSSLQFWICFPTNGLAAWLYPLEFWRSSLTYNLANTSFAGSNLCHADLRGANLTNVNLVGSKLHGTDLRDANLTGIYIQDVQLSSKTRLEGAFCEWLYLEKPQTISTEPVSVSLKGKALDNWVFEGLFMGAQDVAEIADIRNNIASIKNEFATIDSIRNRVNREYRLNRFANEAAEKYQIDADLYRQMFEHYKHERRQMERQQYWWQYILWFKIEPGIEKANQWTQELDIFPLLENLGRLSILVAVVTFANNILKPNFNPEQLYRAGENVHPDSERIPGVQRLALEQLRQKQGSLVGIHAEGMNLEGINLRGADLTGANFQNATLTAADFSQATLFDANLAGADLEGAQLGFTLGNEALDEQLFLLPLPEHLKKGANLEKADLEGANLNNANLERAILNNANLRSTKLVGNETNLQNAELQNANLSDADLKDATLAFANLTSANFKNANLKDANLVGANLTDAILINSDLENTNLADADLTDSDLTGANLTDAILTDSKMINDNNGIAGANLTEANLTNADLTDADLTNANLEGAIFCNTTMPDGTVRNDGCPS; from the coding sequence ATGGCAGAGTCTGCATCTAGAGACCTTAGAGAGGTCGATACCCAGGAAATTCTTTCAGCCTATGGTAAAGGCGATCGCGATTTTCGCAATATACGTGTTGTCAGTCAGTCCTTAGAAGGATGCAACCTACAAAACGCTGACTTTAGCGGCAGCCAGTCCCAAAATGTCAATTTCCAAGGAGCCAACCTAAACGGGGTTAAGTTTCGAGGAACCAATTTAGAAGATATCAATTTTCAGCAAGCCAAGGTAAAAGGCACCACTTTTCAGCAAGCGACGCTCAACCGAGTGACGTTTACAGGGAGTCGTTTTCAAGAAACCGATTTTATAAAAGCCTCTATTACCTCATCCAATTTCAACCAAACAACTTTAAAAGGCAAAGGAGTTCGATTCAATAACGCATCGCTGTACGATACCAATTTTTGCGAATCGAAAATCTATGGTGTCTCCTTTTCAGAATGTAAAAACCTACAAAATATTGATTGGAGCAATGCCACGCTCAAGCGAGCTATTTTTCGGGAATCTGTTCTTCAAAATTGCAATTTTAGCGATACCAGCATTTATGGTACCAATTTTCGAGAATCGGTTTTGCGAGATTCCACTTTTGCAGGCAGTAAAATAGGTACAGGTTTTGCTTTTCAAAAAATTCCCTTAACTACGATCTATACAATAATATTAATATCTTTATTATTTATATCTTTAAAGTTTTGGGATTTTATGTTCTATGCCCCTTATTTTCGAGACAGATTGCTAAAAGTAGTTTTAATAATTAGTTTAGTGTTTCTACCAATTTTTATTTTAGTTTTTACAAGATCTAAAACAAGTTTTTATAAAGTAAAAATCGAAAATATAGATTTTTGTGGTGCCAGGCTTGAAAGTACAAACTTTAACCAAGCAAACTGCCAGAAAACAAATTTTCGCAACATTCAAACTGGAATTCACTACAAATGGGCTAGATGGTTTGTCATCGCTTACTTATATTTTTTGCTTACTTTATTTAGTATTTGTGCTATTTATTTGGCCACAGTATTTACATACTTTATACTAAATAGTTTAAACTCTACTCAAGTAGAACAAAAGGCAACTTTTATGACTTGTATTATTTTAACAGTTCTTGGTTGCGCTCATTTTTTGACAACAAGTTTGCTTAAAAATATTAGTGAATCTATTTTGGGAGTTTTCATAACAGGATTTGCGATTTTACTCGTTACTTTCGAGCAGCCAGTTATAAGTGGTGTTGTCTGGACGATTGCTATTTTTGCTATATTACGAATTTTTAAAATTTTGGCAAATTTAAATTTATTAATGACAGTGTTTATCAAACTAGCAATTCTGTTTCTAGGATTGGTTGTATTCTTTAATTATCAAAATATCGATAACTTGAATTTGGTTGATGCTGATATAATACCAATTTCAGTCGCATCTATTATACTCTTTATTTTGTGGTCTACTTGGACAGCAACTTTGGTTTTTGAATTAAAATCTTTTCTATCCAATAGGGTAGTATTTTATTGTATTTCTTCTGCCAATATAACACTGATTTTTTTAAACTCCGGGTATGTGTTATATTTTGCTGCATATGCAGAATTTGAATGGCTAACTTTTTTAATAGAGTGGTTGGCACTTATTTTGGCAACGTTTCTAGGACTTTACTTGGGATGGCAAGCTATACAAGATCGTGAAAATTATCGCCTACTTCGCGATCGCGGCGTTTTCTTTTGCCATTTGTTTAAACCCTTCATTACTGAATTTCAAGGAGCCAATTTAATAGCAGCAAACTTTTCCTTTGCCAGACTGCAAAATGCCAATTTTCAAACAGCAGATTTAACTCATGCCTGCTGGTACGGAGCAACCAAACTAGAAACTTGTCGTTTTGGTAAAAGCTACCTGCGCTATCCTAGCATTCGCAAATTGCTAGCCAAACCGACACCAACAGGATTGCAACGACCAAAATCGCGCAGAGCCAGGCGAGTCATACAACGGTATCACCGACTACCCAAATCTATTAAAAAATTTATTCGTGCAGTCATATTCGATCCCAAGCTAAAAAACTTTGACTATCTCGATTTGCAAGGGATTCGCCTGAGTCATTGGAACATTCCCGACAATTTGGCAGATGGTCTGAGAGCCTTGCCAAAGGGATTGCACTTCCATCGCAGTTCCCTACAATTTTGGATTTGCTTCCCTACCAATGGGTTGGCAGCTTGGCTGTATCCCCTAGAGTTTTGGCGCAGTTCTCTTACCTATAACCTAGCCAACACGAGTTTTGCAGGAAGCAACCTTTGTCACGCCGATTTACGAGGAGCCAATCTAACCAATGTTAACTTGGTGGGGAGCAAACTCCATGGAACCGATCTTCGAGATGCCAACTTAACAGGAATTTACATTCAGGATGTACAACTCTCTTCAAAAACCCGTTTAGAAGGTGCTTTTTGTGAATGGCTTTATCTAGAAAAACCCCAAACCATTTCCACAGAACCAGTTTCTGTATCGCTAAAAGGGAAAGCACTGGATAACTGGGTTTTTGAAGGACTTTTTATGGGAGCTCAGGACGTTGCGGAAATTGCAGATATCCGCAATAATATTGCCAGTATAAAAAATGAATTTGCCACAATCGATTCGATTAGAAACCGGGTCAATCGAGAATATAGACTCAATCGGTTTGCCAATGAAGCTGCTGAAAAATATCAAATCGATGCCGACCTTTATCGACAAATGTTTGAGCATTACAAACACGAAAGACGACAGATGGAACGGCAGCAGTATTGGTGGCAATACATCCTTTGGTTTAAAATTGAACCTGGCATAGAAAAAGCCAATCAATGGACGCAAGAGCTAGATATTTTTCCTTTGCTGGAAAATTTAGGAAGATTGTCAATTTTAGTAGCTGTCGTTACTTTTGCGAACAATATTCTCAAGCCAAATTTCAATCCAGAACAACTATATAGGGCTGGGGAAAACGTACATCCCGATTCCGAACGAATTCCTGGCGTTCAACGATTGGCTTTGGAACAGTTACGCCAAAAACAAGGAAGCTTGGTGGGAATTCACGCTGAAGGAATGAATTTAGAGGGAATAAACCTCCGTGGTGCTGACTTAACGGGTGCCAATTTTCAAAATGCTACATTGACAGCAGCTGATTTCAGTCAAGCTACGTTGTTTGATGCCAATTTAGCAGGAGCTGATTTAGAAGGAGCACAATTAGGTTTTACATTGGGTAATGAAGCCTTGGACGAGCAGTTGTTCTTACTACCACTACCAGAGCATCTTAAAAAGGGTGCTAACCTAGAAAAGGCCGATCTGGAAGGGGCTAACTTAAACAATGCCAATCTAGAACGTGCAATTTTAAACAATGCCAATTTACGTAGTACCAAGTTAGTTGGTAATGAAACAAACTTGCAGAATGCCGAGTTACAGAACGCCAATTTAAGCGATGCCGATTTAAAAGATGCCACCTTAGCATTTGCCAATTTGACAAGTGCTAATTTTAAAAATGCCAATTTAAAAGATGCTAATTTAGTAGGTGCCAATTTAACAGATGCCATTTTAATAAATTCTGATTTAGAAAATACGAATTTAGCAGATGCCGATTTAACGGATTCTGATTTAACAGGTGCCAATTTAACAGATGCCATTTTAACAGATTCTAAGATGATAAATGATAATAACGGTATCGCAGGTGCCAACTTGACGGAGGCTAATTTAACAAATGCCGATTTAACAGATGCCGATCTAACAAATGCCAATTTAGAAGGGGCAATTTTTTGCAATACGACCATGCCAGATGGTACGGTTAGAAATGATGGATGCCCATCTTAG
- a CDS encoding AAA-like domain-containing protein, translated as MTVYQVGGSLASNAPSYVERHADTYLYEGLKQGQFCYVFNSRQMGKSSLLVRTYHRLQESGFRCSTIDMTRLGNENITPSQWYKGIAAELWRGFDLLGTINLKTWWQQLEDMSLVHRLSAFVEEILQQYPQENICIFIDEIDSILSLPFSIDDFFAFIRFCYNQRANSAEYQRLTFALFGVATPSDLIQDKQRTPFNIGTAIELGGFHLDEAQPLCCGFLETAERPQVVLQEILHWTGGQPFLTQKLCYLVLQALQASPSQESYITKNRESFWVGLVARTKIIHRWESQDEPEHLRTIRDRLLYNEKYAARLLGIYQRILQGETVVADDSQEQTELMLSGLVVRDGGILQVKNRIYAEVFNVDWVKQQLSQLRPYSQALKAWVASNFTDTSRLLQGKALRDAQRWAHGKSLSDLDYQFLAASQQHDRATVQQALEAARAQEVEARLTQEKRSARLQRLLLIAVSFALVISSSLGAFAFHMYRNARQETRRAKINEIKAIATSAESLFASQYNLQALKEAIKATRRVRQMDNIEKFNPELQRQVRQVLRKTAYQVRAYNTLTGHDGTVYEVLFSPDGDAIASASWDGTIKLWKPDGTLITTLRGHEKGIFGIEFSRDGRYLASASDDNTVKLWKMNRSDGDIQSATLVRTFRGHEDSVHEVTFSPDGNIIVSGSNDHTIKIWKRDGKLIKTIPAHEKSIFGLDFHPNGKIFASGSWDNTIKIWRRDGTLLQTIDQHQTDVNEIAFHPSGKFLASASDDKTIKFWTLNGREIATLRGHQNDVNRLAFDKQGQILASSSDDGTVKIWDLTKIQNFDRFPYKDNWDITPVNTFRGPKSAVWGIDISPNNRLIVSTGADFTVNLWRREENLLTRLSEHQDQVTAVALSSVRSNLIVTGTQNGVIKFWHRDGKLLRTIDAHEELILGITFGPDGQSLASTSWDGTATLWNLDGSKQLTLKDHDGGINQLSFSTDGKLMATGSDDDTIKLWRRDGTLLKTLTRHEEDVNSVVFSPDGEFIASASRDRTIKLWTRKGKFLRRLGTHEDTIYAVAFGPDGELLASAGRDRVVKIWKPNGKLVATLKGHTDRVRDVAFTPDGRFIISASWDNSLRIWRRNGSFVTALRGHRDGVSQLAISQDGKTLVSAGGGDQVAIVWQLDRVLDFDRLLNYSCDWIRNYLKTNAEVPESDRNLCEGLGAHPTSDT; from the coding sequence ATGACTGTTTATCAAGTTGGCGGTAGCCTGGCTAGTAATGCTCCTAGTTACGTAGAAAGACATGCAGATACTTACTTGTACGAAGGTCTCAAACAAGGCCAATTTTGCTATGTCTTTAACTCCCGTCAGATGGGAAAATCATCCCTGTTGGTTAGAACTTACCATCGCTTGCAAGAATCGGGATTTCGATGCAGTACCATAGACATGACTCGTTTGGGAAACGAAAATATCACCCCTTCCCAGTGGTACAAAGGAATTGCAGCAGAACTGTGGCGTGGATTTGACCTGCTAGGAACCATCAATTTAAAAACTTGGTGGCAGCAGTTGGAAGACATGTCTCTGGTCCATCGACTGAGTGCTTTTGTGGAAGAAATTCTACAGCAGTATCCCCAGGAAAATATTTGTATTTTTATCGATGAAATTGATAGTATTCTGAGCTTACCTTTTTCTATTGATGATTTTTTTGCTTTTATTCGTTTTTGTTACAACCAACGTGCCAATTCGGCTGAATATCAGCGGTTAACCTTTGCTTTGTTTGGTGTCGCCACCCCTTCCGATTTGATTCAAGACAAGCAAAGAACGCCTTTTAACATCGGTACGGCAATTGAGTTGGGAGGATTTCACCTTGACGAAGCGCAACCTTTGTGTTGTGGATTTCTAGAAACAGCCGAACGTCCTCAAGTGGTGTTACAAGAGATTTTACATTGGACTGGGGGACAACCTTTTCTAACTCAAAAATTATGCTATTTGGTGCTGCAAGCGTTGCAGGCTTCTCCCAGTCAAGAATCCTATATTACTAAAAATCGAGAATCGTTTTGGGTGGGATTGGTAGCAAGAACCAAAATTATCCATCGTTGGGAATCGCAAGACGAACCGGAACATCTGAGAACCATACGAGACCGGTTGCTTTACAACGAAAAATATGCCGCTAGACTGCTGGGAATTTATCAAAGAATTTTGCAAGGGGAAACGGTGGTGGCGGACGATTCTCAGGAACAAACCGAACTGATGCTATCGGGTTTGGTGGTTCGAGATGGCGGCATTTTGCAAGTGAAAAATCGTATTTATGCTGAAGTGTTTAATGTAGATTGGGTAAAACAGCAGCTATCCCAACTACGTCCTTACTCGCAAGCGTTGAAAGCCTGGGTTGCCTCTAACTTTACAGATACGTCGCGCTTGCTGCAGGGAAAAGCCTTGCGAGATGCTCAAAGATGGGCGCATGGCAAGAGTCTCAGCGATTTGGACTATCAGTTTTTGGCTGCTAGCCAGCAGCACGATCGCGCCACGGTACAGCAGGCTCTGGAAGCGGCACGCGCTCAAGAGGTAGAAGCGAGACTGACGCAAGAAAAAAGAAGTGCTCGTTTGCAACGACTGTTATTGATTGCCGTTAGTTTTGCGTTAGTTATCTCTTCTAGTTTGGGAGCTTTCGCGTTTCACATGTATCGCAACGCTCGTCAAGAAACGCGGAGGGCGAAAATTAACGAGATTAAAGCGATCGCGACTTCTGCCGAATCCTTATTTGCATCCCAATACAATCTCCAAGCTCTGAAAGAAGCTATTAAAGCGACCAGACGTGTACGACAAATGGATAATATTGAAAAGTTCAATCCCGAGTTGCAGAGGCAAGTGCGACAGGTACTACGGAAAACGGCTTATCAAGTACGTGCCTACAATACCTTGACCGGTCATGATGGGACGGTCTACGAAGTATTGTTTTCTCCAGACGGCGATGCGATCGCTTCTGCCAGTTGGGATGGTACCATCAAGCTATGGAAACCGGATGGCACCCTCATTACTACCCTGCGAGGACACGAAAAAGGGATTTTTGGCATTGAATTTAGTCGCGACGGTCGGTACCTAGCCTCTGCCAGCGATGACAACACTGTCAAGCTCTGGAAAATGAACCGTTCGGATGGTGACATTCAATCGGCAACTTTGGTGAGAACGTTTCGAGGACATGAAGACAGCGTTCACGAAGTGACCTTTAGTCCCGATGGCAACATTATCGTTTCCGGTAGCAACGACCATACCATCAAAATTTGGAAACGGGATGGTAAGCTTATAAAAACCATTCCCGCACATGAAAAATCAATATTTGGTTTGGATTTTCATCCCAACGGCAAAATATTTGCCTCTGGCAGTTGGGACAATACCATTAAAATTTGGAGACGCGATGGCACGCTTTTACAAACCATTGACCAACATCAAACTGATGTGAATGAAATTGCTTTTCATCCCAGTGGCAAGTTTTTAGCTTCCGCCAGCGACGATAAAACGATTAAATTTTGGACTCTGAATGGCAGGGAGATCGCAACTCTTCGCGGCCATCAAAACGATGTGAATCGATTGGCTTTTGACAAACAAGGACAGATTTTAGCAAGTTCTTCCGATGACGGTACGGTGAAAATCTGGGATCTGACAAAAATTCAAAATTTCGATCGTTTCCCATATAAAGATAACTGGGATATTACTCCGGTCAATACATTTCGGGGACCGAAAAGTGCCGTATGGGGAATTGATATTAGTCCCAACAATCGCTTGATTGTATCTACTGGAGCTGATTTTACGGTGAATTTGTGGCGTCGCGAAGAAAATTTGCTCACTCGGCTTTCAGAACATCAAGACCAAGTAACAGCGGTGGCTTTGAGTTCGGTGCGTTCTAACTTAATCGTAACCGGAACCCAAAATGGTGTCATCAAATTTTGGCATCGCGATGGGAAGTTATTACGTACGATTGATGCCCATGAAGAATTGATTTTGGGAATTACGTTCGGTCCCGACGGTCAATCCCTCGCTTCCACGAGTTGGGATGGAACGGCGACTTTGTGGAATTTGGATGGTAGCAAACAATTGACACTCAAAGACCATGATGGTGGTATCAATCAATTATCGTTTTCGACTGATGGAAAGCTGATGGCAACCGGTAGCGATGACGATACTATCAAGTTGTGGCGGCGAGATGGTACGCTGTTGAAAACGCTCACCAGACATGAAGAGGATGTGAATAGTGTGGTGTTTTCTCCCGATGGGGAATTTATAGCTTCTGCTAGTCGCGATCGCACTATCAAGCTGTGGACGCGAAAAGGGAAGTTTTTAAGAAGGTTGGGTACCCATGAAGATACCATTTATGCGGTGGCGTTCGGTCCCGATGGGGAATTGTTGGCTTCTGCTGGTCGCGATCGCGTGGTAAAAATCTGGAAACCCAATGGTAAATTGGTAGCAACTTTAAAAGGACACACCGACCGAGTGCGAGATGTGGCTTTTACTCCCGACGGTCGGTTTATTATATCGGCTAGTTGGGACAATTCCTTGCGAATTTGGCGGCGAAATGGTTCTTTTGTTACGGCTTTGCGAGGGCATCGCGATGGCGTTAGTCAGCTGGCAATCTCCCAAGATGGCAAAACGCTGGTTTCGGCTGGAGGTGGCGACCAAGTAGCGATTGTCTGGCAGTTGGATCGAGTGTTGGATTTCGATCGCTTGTTAAACTATAGCTGCGATTGGATACGCAATTATTTGAAAACCAATGCGGAAGTTCCCGAAAGCGACAGGAATTTGTGTGAGGGGTTGGGGGCTCATCCCACATCCGATACGTAA
- a CDS encoding AAA-like domain-containing protein, producing MQNLYQVGGSLDSNAASYVKRQADEDLYQALQRGEFCYVLNCRQMGKSSLLVQTRSRLEKDGFRCATIDMSRIGSERIEPEQWYKSIIAELWRSFNLLGKISLKTWWSENEHAFAIERLSYFIEDIILPQFPQENIIIFIDEIDSILGLPFSVDDFFAFIRFCYNQRANNPEYKRLTFAIFGVATPSDLIRDKQRTPFNIGTAIQLEGFTFNHQLQKALLPGLVAKNNNPETLLKEILAWTSGQPFLTQKLCQLLVQTTEIEYEGQFNILPKSKSLVVELLVKTRILNNWEAQDEPEHLRTIRDRLLSKENYQARLLSTYQQILQGIPIPADDSQEQMELLLSGLVVKKQRYLQVKNRIYQEIFNLEWVKRQLANLRPYSQNLQAWLDSNKTDQSRLLRGKALRDAQIWSQGKSLSDVDYQFLAASEECDRAEVQQALEAEKLSEVEARLEQERKTAKLQRWLLSSVTLAFVAALGFGGFAYSQYKQAQENERKARVREIEALASSATGNFASDQRLHALIQAIKAKHNLQQLETIDPQIAEKVNVALRKTAYGATEYNRLSGNTTRVWDIAFSPNNQLIAAVSQDNIIRIWNRKGELRHTITKAGNELRAIAFHPHSQKIAIGNSSGWVRLSNLKGEVIKEFQAHSQEIWDIDFHPKGHLLVTGSSDNKVKLWQLDGTHQKTFSGHQKQVRKITFSPNGNLLASASNDKTVKLWSLQEGLQKTFSYHDAEVIALAFHPNGQKLLSGDNEGVLKLYDIHSRQVKTIGKHDSSIFAVAFGTDGELIASGSWDKTVRLWRPDGRLLRTFRGHEAAVSDLTFSPDGNTLVSGAFNGEVKLWQYSAPFLKLLQGHSKEVRNTVFHPDGQMLASSSWTGEVNLWGIDGSLLATLPKQKAGVIGLDFHPQKEILATGSWDETITLWDVADRTKIRQFQAHALGVNQIAFHPNGNLLVSVGNDNQVKLWNLDGTLRRTVAKLPESITAVAFHPDGDFIAAGSEDQKVRVWRLDGTLVKVFSGHEGAIWGVDFHPNGKKIVSASTDGTAKIWEINGDGVTTLTGHDGIVDQVAFHPNGEMVASASWDGTLKLWQTDGREIKTLDRHTESVRTLAFSPEGRWLASGGDNSRVFLWDMNRVLKLNEFAYACQLARDYLQTNPQVKPRDRNLCNS from the coding sequence ATGCAAAACCTTTATCAAGTTGGCGGTAGTTTAGATAGCAACGCAGCCAGTTATGTCAAACGGCAAGCTGACGAGGACTTATACCAAGCCTTACAACGGGGAGAATTTTGCTATGTTTTAAACTGCCGCCAAATGGGAAAATCCTCCCTGCTAGTGCAAACGCGATCGCGCTTGGAAAAAGATGGCTTTCGCTGTGCCACCATAGACATGAGCCGTATCGGCAGCGAACGCATCGAACCCGAACAGTGGTACAAAAGCATTATCGCCGAACTGTGGCGAAGTTTCAACTTACTAGGAAAAATTTCCTTAAAAACCTGGTGGTCGGAAAACGAACATGCCTTCGCCATCGAACGCCTCAGCTACTTTATCGAAGATATCATTTTACCACAATTTCCCCAGGAAAACATAATTATTTTTATCGATGAAATCGATAGCATCCTGGGATTACCTTTTTCCGTAGATGATTTCTTTGCCTTTATCCGTTTTTGCTACAACCAACGCGCCAACAATCCCGAATACAAACGACTGACATTTGCCATTTTTGGGGTAGCTACCCCATCCGATTTAATTCGCGACAAACAACGGACTCCCTTCAACATTGGAACAGCCATTCAACTGGAAGGATTTACCTTTAACCATCAATTGCAAAAAGCTTTGCTACCGGGGTTAGTAGCGAAAAACAACAATCCAGAAACCCTCCTCAAAGAAATTTTAGCGTGGACCAGCGGTCAGCCATTTTTGACCCAAAAACTATGCCAACTGCTCGTCCAAACAACAGAAATAGAATACGAAGGCCAATTCAATATTTTACCAAAATCCAAATCTTTGGTCGTAGAACTGCTGGTTAAAACCCGCATTCTCAACAATTGGGAAGCGCAAGACGAACCAGAACATTTACGAACCATTCGCGATCGCTTGTTGTCCAAAGAAAACTATCAAGCAAGATTGCTATCTACCTACCAACAAATATTACAAGGCATTCCCATTCCCGCTGACGACTCCCAGGAACAAATGGAATTGCTTTTATCGGGATTAGTAGTCAAAAAACAGAGATACTTACAAGTCAAAAACCGCATCTACCAAGAAATTTTCAACTTAGAATGGGTAAAACGGCAGCTAGCGAACCTGCGTCCTTACTCGCAAAACTTACAAGCTTGGCTGGACTCGAACAAAACCGACCAATCGCGTTTGTTGCGGGGAAAAGCCTTGCGAGACGCACAAATCTGGTCCCAAGGCAAAAGTTTGAGCGATGTTGACTATCAATTTTTAGCCGCCAGCGAAGAATGCGATCGCGCCGAAGTCCAACAAGCCTTAGAAGCCGAAAAACTCTCCGAAGTTGAAGCCAGACTGGAACAAGAACGAAAAACCGCCAAATTGCAGCGTTGGTTGCTCTCCAGCGTCACCCTTGCCTTTGTCGCCGCATTAGGATTTGGTGGTTTTGCTTATTCGCAGTACAAACAAGCACAAGAAAACGAACGCAAAGCCAGAGTCCGGGAAATCGAAGCATTAGCCTCTTCAGCCACAGGCAACTTTGCTTCCGACCAACGCTTGCATGCTTTAATTCAAGCCATCAAAGCCAAGCATAACCTCCAGCAATTGGAAACCATCGACCCGCAAATTGCCGAAAAAGTTAACGTTGCCTTGCGAAAAACCGCTTACGGTGCCACAGAATACAATCGTTTGAGTGGCAACACCACCCGCGTTTGGGATATTGCCTTCAGTCCCAACAACCAGTTAATCGCCGCAGTCAGCCAAGACAACATCATTCGCATTTGGAACCGGAAAGGAGAACTGCGCCATACCATTACCAAAGCCGGCAACGAGTTACGCGCGATCGCCTTTCATCCCCATTCCCAAAAAATCGCGATCGGCAATAGCAGCGGTTGGGTGAGATTATCCAACCTCAAAGGCGAAGTTATCAAAGAATTTCAAGCCCATTCCCAAGAAATTTGGGACATTGACTTTCATCCCAAGGGGCATCTTTTGGTCACAGGCAGCAGCGACAACAAAGTAAAACTGTGGCAACTAGACGGAACCCACCAAAAAACCTTCTCCGGACACCAAAAACAAGTGAGGAAAATTACCTTCAGTCCCAACGGCAACCTCCTAGCCTCCGCCAGCAACGACAAAACAGTCAAACTTTGGTCCCTGCAAGAGGGTTTGCAAAAAACCTTTTCCTACCACGACGCCGAAGTCATCGCTTTAGCCTTTCATCCCAACGGTCAAAAACTGCTTAGCGGCGATAACGAGGGAGTCCTGAAACTGTACGACATTCACAGCCGGCAAGTCAAAACCATTGGCAAACACGACTCCAGTATTTTTGCCGTTGCTTTTGGCACCGATGGCGAGTTAATTGCCTCTGGCAGTTGGGACAAAACCGTACGTTTGTGGCGTCCCGACGGTCGTTTGTTGAGAACCTTTCGCGGACACGAAGCCGCCGTTAGCGACCTAACTTTCAGTCCCGACGGCAACACCTTGGTATCTGGTGCTTTCAACGGCGAAGTCAAACTTTGGCAATACAGCGCACCTTTTTTAAAATTGTTGCAAGGACACAGCAAGGAAGTTCGCAATACAGTTTTTCACCCCGACGGTCAAATGTTGGCATCGAGTAGTTGGACGGGAGAAGTGAATTTATGGGGAATTGATGGTTCTCTGTTGGCAACGCTACCCAAACAGAAAGCAGGGGTCATTGGTCTGGACTTCCATCCCCAAAAAGAGATTTTGGCAACGGGAAGTTGGGATGAAACCATTACCTTGTGGGATGTGGCAGATAGAACCAAGATAAGACAATTTCAAGCACATGCTTTGGGGGTGAATCAAATTGCTTTTCATCCCAATGGAAATCTACTGGTTTCTGTTGGCAACGATAATCAAGTCAAACTTTGGAATTTGGACGGTACCCTGCGGCGAACTGTGGCGAAGTTGCCAGAGTCAATCACAGCGGTTGCATTTCATCCGGATGGCGATTTCATTGCCGCTGGCAGTGAAGACCAAAAAGTGAGGGTATGGCGGCTGGATGGAACCTTGGTGAAGGTATTTTCCGGTCACGAAGGCGCTATTTGGGGGGTTGATTTTCATCCCAATGGTAAGAAAATAGTATCCGCCAGTACCGATGGAACGGCAAAAATTTGGGAAATCAACGGCGATGGGGTTACCACGCTAACAGGACATGACGGCATTGTAGACCAAGTTGCCTTTCACCCCAACGGCGAAATGGTTGCCTCTGCCAGTTGGGATGGCACCCTTAAATTATGGCAAACCGACGGCAGGGAAATCAAAACCCTGGACAGACACACCGAATCCGTCCGAACTCTAGCATTTAGTCCCGAGGGTCGTTGGTTGGCTTCCGGCGGTGACAACAGCAGGGTGTTCCTTTGGGATATGAATCGGGTGTTAAAATTAAATGAGTTTGCTTATGCTTGTCAATTGGCGCGGGATTACTTGCAAACCAATCCCCAGGTGAAACCGCGCGATCGCAACTTGTGCAATTCTTAA